From a single Larimichthys crocea isolate SSNF chromosome XIII, L_crocea_2.0, whole genome shotgun sequence genomic region:
- the LOC109142502 gene encoding uncharacterized protein LOC109142502, with the protein MPLSAFLSRDPSDHHQDLDWALSEVEKKLCRHFSRIVTRGKRGRAVPILLTPNMLHDLELLVQQREACRVLGDNIYMFARPAAMSHLRGSDCIRDFAKACGANCPKALSSTKLRKHAATLSTVLNMTDTDMDQLANFLCHDIRIHRKFYRLPDKTLQLAKISKVLLALESGRLAEFHGKNLDEITIDPNENVMGSDEEDGCDGDRSFAVDEPLAEETVADVGNSTGKNPIPEEPSAEHGAASPVAHSSKGKAPQK; encoded by the exons ATGcctctgtctgcttttttgTCAAGGGACCCATCTGACCACCATCAGGATTTGGACTGGGCACTGTCAGAAGTTGAAAAAAAGCTCTGCAGACATTTTTCCAGAATTGTCACCAGAGGAAAGCGAGGCAGAGCAGTTCCAATTCTTCTGACCCCAAACATGCTCCATGATTTGGAGCTCCTCGTTCAGCAAAGAGAGGCCTGTAGGGTTCTTGGAGACAATATTTATATGTTTGCAAGACCTGCAGCGATGTCGCATCTCCGTGGCTCAGACTGCATCCGTGACTTTGCCAAAGCATGTGGTGCAAACTGTCCCAAGGCATTGTCATCAACCAAACTGCGAAAACATGCAGCAACTCTTTCAACAGTCCTGAACATGACTGACACAGACATGGATCAACTAGCCAACTTTCTTTGTCATGACATCAGGATCCACCGCAAGTTCTATAGACTACCTGACAAGACACTGCAGCTCGCAAAGATCAGTAAAGTTTTACTGGCTCTTGAGAGCGGGAGATTGGCTGAGTTCCATGGAAAGAATCTCGATGAGATCACAATAGATCCAAATG AAAACGTTATGGGTAGTGATGAGGAAGATGGATGCGATGGAGATCGTTCATTTGCTGTTGATG AACCATTAGCAGAGGAAACTGTTGCAGATGTGGGCAACTCAACAGGCAAGAATCCCATCCCAGAAGAGCCATCAGCAGAGCATGGAGCAGCGAGTCCCGTGGCACATTCCTCCAAAG GTAAAGCGCCACAAAAATGA